The DNA sequence TGCCAATCGTGCCATAAGCGAGTATAGAAAAGTTTTAAATGCTCTGCTTAAAAAATACGGAAAAATGCATAAAATCCATATAGAATTAGCTAGAGATATAGGAACTAGCAAAAAATTAAGAGAAGCTATAGAAAAAGAGCAAAAAGAAAATCAAGAAATCAATACTTGGGCAATTAAAGAATGTGAGAAATTTAGCCTAAAAGCCAATTCTAAAAATATTTTAAAATTAAAACTTTGGAGAGAGCAAAACGAATTTTGTATTTATAGTGGAAAAAAGATCACCATAGAGCATTTAAAAGATGAAAAAGCTTTAGAGGTTGATCATATATATCCTTATTCTAGAAGTTTTGATGATTCATTTAATAATAAAGTCTTAGTTTTTACCAAAGAAAATCAAGAAAAACGCAACAAAACACCTTTTGAAGCTTTTAAAGACAATCAAGAAAGATGGAATACAATCACAGCTTTAGCACAAAAACTCCCTTATAAAAAAAGTCAAAAGATCTTAGATGAAAATTTCAAAGACAAAAAGCAACAAGAATTTATTTCAAGAAATTTAAATGATACAAGATATATTACTACTTTGATAGCTAAATATACAAAAGAATATTTAAATTTTTTACCTTTAAGCAATGATGAAAATCTTAATCTATCAAGCGGAGAAAAAGGAAGTAAAATTCACGTTCAAACGATCAATGGAATGCTTACATCTGTTTTAAGATATATTTGGGGATTTTCCAAAAAAGATAGAAATAACCATATCCATCATGCCATAGATGCTATTATAATTGCTTATAGCACTCCTTCTATGATAAAAAGTTTTTCTGATTTTAAAAAAAATCAAGAACTTTTAAAGGCGCAACTCTATGCTAAAAAAATTACAGATGAGGATTATAAGCATCAAGCTAAATTTTTTGAACCTTTTGAAAACTTTAGAAAAAAAATTGAAACAAAAATAGATCAAATTTTTGTTTCAAGACCTCCAAGAAAAAGAGCAAGAGGAGCTTTACATGAAGAAACTTTTTTATCTCAAAAGCAAGTTATAAAAGAGTATGCTTCAGAAGAAGGAGTTAAGAGAGCCTTAGAATGTGGAAAAATCAGAAAAATTGGAACAAAATATGTCAGAAATGATACTATGGTAAGAATTGATATTTTCAAAAAAGAAAATAAATTCTATGCTATTCCTATTTATACCATGGATTATGCTTTAGGAGTATTGCCAGATAAAATAGCGGTTTCAGGAAAAGAAAATAATATTCCAAAAAAATGGAAAACAATAGATGAAAGTTATGAATTTTGTTTTTCTTTATATAAAGATGATTTGATATTGATTCAAAAAAGCAAAATGCAAGAGCCAGAATTTGCATATTTTAAAAGTTTTGGTATCAGTACTGTAAGTATTTGCATAGAAAAACATGACAATAAAATCGAAAATTTAACCCTAAATCAAAAATTATTATTTACCAATGCAAAAGAAGAAAACGTTCAAGCAAAGAGTTTAGGAATTCAAAATTTAAAAACTTTTGAAAAATATATCATAACACCATTAGGAGAAAAAATAAAAGCCAAAATAGAACCAAGACAAAATATTTCTTTAAAAACAAGTAAAAAATATGGCTTATGATGAAGCTTTTAAAAGCATTTTGATCACAACTCAAGCAAAGCTAAGCTTAGAATATAACCATCTTGTAATCAAACAAAAAGAAAAAGAGGCTAAATTTTTTCTAAAAGATATCAATTTTATCATTTTAGAATCCTTACAAGCTAGTCTTAGCTCGAGTTTGCTAAATGCCTTAGCCGAAAATAAAATTATACTCTTAACCTGTGATGAAATGCATAATATAAATGGAATTTTTTCTCCATTTTTAGGGCATTTTATAAGTGCAAAAGTAGCTAGAGAGCAAGTGGCTGTTAGCTCACAAAGAAAAGCTATTCTATGGCAAAAAATTATTAAAAATAAAATTTCAAACCAAGCTTATGTTTTAAAATTATTTAATCATATGCAAGAATACAAAGAACTTATAAATTTGTGCAAAAAAGTGAGTTTAAATGATGCTAAAAATGTAGAATCTACTGCAGCATCTTTATATTTTAAAACCTTATTTGGAAAAAATTTTTATAGAAATGAAATCTGCTTTGTTAATTCTGCTTTAAATTATGGCTATGCTATTATTAGATCAAATATTATTCGAGCTGTATGCATCAGTGGTTTATTGCCATGGCAAGGTATAAAACACAATAATATTTATAATAGCTTTAACCTTTGTGATGATTTAATAGAAGTTTTTCGCCCTTTAGTTGATATTTGTGTATTTAACTTAAAAGATACCAAGGAAAGTGAATTTTTAGATAAGGAAAGTAAGCAAAAACTCATTCAAATTTTACAAGAAGAACTTATCTTAGAAAATAAATCTTATCCCTTAA is a window from the Campylobacter sp. RM10537 genome containing:
- the cas1 gene encoding type II CRISPR-associated endonuclease Cas1, translating into MAYDEAFKSILITTQAKLSLEYNHLVIKQKEKEAKFFLKDINFIILESLQASLSSSLLNALAENKIILLTCDEMHNINGIFSPFLGHFISAKVAREQVAVSSQRKAILWQKIIKNKISNQAYVLKLFNHMQEYKELINLCKKVSLNDAKNVESTAASLYFKTLFGKNFYRNEICFVNSALNYGYAIIRSNIIRAVCISGLLPWQGIKHNNIYNSFNLCDDLIEVFRPLVDICVFNLKDTKESEFLDKESKQKLIQILQEELILENKSYPLNRAINFYVQNFKNALLENQELFWVNLK
- the cas9 gene encoding type II CRISPR RNA-guided endonuclease Cas9 (Cas9, originally named Csn1, is the large, multifunctional signature protein of type II CRISPR/Cas systems. It is well known even to general audiences because its RNA-guided endonuclease activity has made it a popular tool for custom editing of eukaryotic genomes.), whose protein sequence is MIQTKNFGIVMRILGFDIGISSIGWAFVENKELKDCGVRIFTAAENPKTKDSLALPRRNARSNRRRLARKKSRLIALKHIISKEFNLNYKDYVAEDGNLPQAYQGKLESPYKLRYQALNEKLDKKDLARVILHIAKHRGYINKNAKNSKDSEKGKILSALKNNSLKLQNYRSVGEYFYQEYFQKFKENTKNFIKIRNTKENYEHCVLASDLEKELKLILEKQKEFGFKYNEKFIDEIIKITFFQRPLKDFSHLVGLCTFFENEKRACKNSYSAWEFVALTKIINELKSLEKITGEIVSSDNIEKILNHILEKGNISYKKFREYIKLDEKIKFKNLKYNKENAENTKFIEFKKLTEFKKALKEHSLNQEQLDEIASHITLTKDNDKLKNILEKYNLSKEQIQALSEIEFNDHINLSFKALKMILPLMKKGLRYDEACKELSLKTKSNDQKFDSLPPFCESIYAQELSNPIANRAISEYRKVLNALLKKYGKMHKIHIELARDIGTSKKLREAIEKEQKENQEINTWAIKECEKFSLKANSKNILKLKLWREQNEFCIYSGKKITIEHLKDEKALEVDHIYPYSRSFDDSFNNKVLVFTKENQEKRNKTPFEAFKDNQERWNTITALAQKLPYKKSQKILDENFKDKKQQEFISRNLNDTRYITTLIAKYTKEYLNFLPLSNDENLNLSSGEKGSKIHVQTINGMLTSVLRYIWGFSKKDRNNHIHHAIDAIIIAYSTPSMIKSFSDFKKNQELLKAQLYAKKITDEDYKHQAKFFEPFENFRKKIETKIDQIFVSRPPRKRARGALHEETFLSQKQVIKEYASEEGVKRALECGKIRKIGTKYVRNDTMVRIDIFKKENKFYAIPIYTMDYALGVLPDKIAVSGKENNIPKKWKTIDESYEFCFSLYKDDLILIQKSKMQEPEFAYFKSFGISTVSICIEKHDNKIENLTLNQKLLFTNAKEENVQAKSLGIQNLKTFEKYIITPLGEKIKAKIEPRQNISLKTSKKYGL